Proteins from one Romboutsia sp. CE17 genomic window:
- a CDS encoding DUF3997 domain-containing protein, producing the protein MKKLICILNIALLMLTITGCAGASDYEIKLINDYHAVRMSANNVKIFKEDTKDTTGKAPIIPPYYEDKEDEYNSESVEKIGQDNRYILAKTNKDMYYILDTEKETLLEYLSESEFEKYKKELNIVNDIELKSLDEYEKIR; encoded by the coding sequence ATGAAGAAACTTATATGTATTTTAAATATCGCTTTATTAATGTTAACAATAACTGGATGTGCAGGAGCATCAGATTATGAAATAAAATTAATAAATGATTACCATGCTGTTAGAATGTCTGCTAATAATGTAAAGATATTCAAAGAAGATACTAAAGATACAACAGGAAAAGCTCCTATAATACCTCCATATTATGAGGATAAAGAAGATGAGTATAACTCAGAGTCAGTAGAAAAAATAGGACAAGATAATAGGTATATATTAGCTAAGACTAATAAAGATATGTACTATATATTAGATACAGAAAAAGAAACATTATTAGAGTATCTTTCAGAGTCAGAGTTTGAAAAATATAAAAAAGAATTAAACATAGTTAATGATATAGAGC
- the csn2 gene encoding type II-A CRISPR-associated protein Csn2 — translation MITLRFAGFENLIVFDERYINVLEISEKELFKKITYIVNKYSKNIEEGNEIVLLENDNRLEISKNILVVNDFYNIDINSNKIIKSLYKEIEIQYNYEHGEENLLINLENIFRNLHETLSFYDFELEYKREIKISELLKCIGLKFNEYYYDNPLDNLICLFDLVSLFKLYKVIALINVKSFFSDEEIIEIYKSALHRDIKLLLIDYSDESELLEYESKLYIDTDFDEFVLKK, via the coding sequence TTGATTACTTTGAGGTTTGCAGGTTTTGAAAATTTAATTGTATTTGATGAAAGGTATATAAATGTACTAGAAATTTCAGAAAAAGAGCTATTTAAAAAGATTACATACATAGTAAACAAGTATAGCAAAAATATAGAGGAAGGTAACGAGATAGTCTTATTAGAAAATGATAATAGATTAGAAATATCTAAAAATATATTGGTAGTAAATGATTTTTATAATATTGATATAAATTCTAATAAAATCATAAAATCTTTATACAAGGAGATAGAAATACAGTATAATTATGAGCATGGAGAAGAAAACTTACTTATTAATTTAGAGAACATATTTAGAAACTTACATGAAACTTTATCTTTTTATGATTTTGAGTTAGAATATAAAAGAGAGATAAAGATATCAGAGCTACTCAAATGTATAGGACTTAAGTTTAATGAATATTACTATGATAATCCATTAGATAATTTAATTTGCTTATTTGATTTAGTATCATTATTTAAATTATATAAAGTTATAGCTTTAATCAATGTAAAATCATTTTTTAGTGATGAGGAAATAATAGAAATATATAAATCAGCATTACATAGAGATATAAAATTATTATTAATTGATTATAGTGATGAAAGTGAATTACTTGAATATGAGAGTAAACTATATATAGATACTGACTTTGATGAATTTGTATTAAAAAAATAA
- the cas2 gene encoding CRISPR-associated endonuclease Cas2, which produces MSYRYMRVIVFFDLPSTTYEERKSYTKFRKFLLNEGFIMMQESVYSKIALNSTTAKLIQDRVRKHKAPNGIIQMMVITEKQFAGIEYVVGNSQNKVLDNTNRLVVF; this is translated from the coding sequence ATGAGTTACAGGTATATGAGAGTTATTGTATTTTTTGATTTGCCAAGTACAACTTATGAGGAACGTAAAAGCTATACTAAATTTAGGAAATTTTTACTTAATGAAGGTTTTATAATGATGCAAGAATCTGTTTATAGTAAAATAGCATTAAACTCTACTACAGCAAAGCTTATACAAGATAGAGTAAGAAAGCATAAAGCACCTAATGGCATTATACAAATGATGGTTATTACAGAAAAACAGTTTGCAGGTATAGAATATGTTGTAGGAAATAGTCAAAATAAGGTATTGGACAATACTAATAGGTTGGTGGTATTTTGA
- the cas1 gene encoding type II CRISPR-associated endonuclease Cas1, with amino-acid sequence MSWRTIVISNKCKLSYKNNYMIVRNENLNMVHLSEINTIVIDTTLVSITSTLMCELMDRKIKVVFCDERHNPKGELVQYYGSHNTSKKIMTQIKWADNIKDEVWTQVIKHKINNQSYILKKHGKENWDKLLEYSQQVEFGDRTNREGHSAKVYFNSLFGTDFNRDSSCDINSALDYGYSILLSSFNKEIVANGYLTQLGIHHKNEFNYFNLSSDLMEPFRPVVDDVVYMNRKCYFDKDFKLKLVDILNIKVKINNGNYYLSNAISLYLNSIIKALESNDIEQILKVEVL; translated from the coding sequence ATGAGTTGGAGAACTATAGTAATATCTAATAAATGTAAATTAAGTTATAAAAATAACTATATGATAGTAAGAAATGAAAATTTAAATATGGTACATTTATCAGAAATAAATACAATAGTAATAGATACAACACTTGTATCTATTACTAGCACTTTGATGTGTGAATTGATGGATAGAAAGATAAAGGTAGTATTTTGTGATGAAAGACATAATCCTAAAGGGGAATTGGTACAGTATTATGGATCGCATAATACTAGTAAAAAAATAATGACACAAATAAAATGGGCAGATAATATAAAAGATGAAGTTTGGACACAGGTAATAAAACATAAAATAAATAATCAAAGCTATATATTAAAAAAACATGGAAAAGAAAACTGGGATAAATTATTAGAATATTCACAGCAAGTTGAATTTGGTGATAGAACCAACAGAGAAGGGCATAGTGCAAAGGTTTATTTTAATAGTTTATTTGGGACAGACTTTAATAGAGATAGTAGCTGTGATATAAATTCAGCTTTAGATTATGGCTACTCTATTTTATTATCTAGTTTTAATAAGGAAATAGTAGCTAATGGATATTTAACTCAACTTGGTATACATCATAAAAATGAATTTAATTATTTCAATTTATCATCAGATTTAATGGAGCCATTTAGACCAGTAGTTGATGATGTTGTCTATATGAATAGAAAATGCTATTTTGATAAAGATTTTAAGCTTAAATTAGTTGATATACTAAATATTAAGGTAAAAATAAATAATGGAAACTACTACTTATCAAATGCTATATCACTATATCTGAATAGTATTATAAAGGCATTAGAATCTAATGATATAGAACAGATTTTAAAGGTGGAGGTGCTATGA